The Meiothermus sp. CFH 77666 genome has a segment encoding these proteins:
- a CDS encoding DMT family transporter → MRLATLAPILFVLLWSTGFVGAKLGLPYAEPFTFLWVRMVIVVGLLTALAAVLRSPWPRGWVLNLHIGVSGLLLHAGYLGGVFFAIRGGLPAGLAALIVGLQPILTAVLAQFLLRERVSGVQWAGLLLGFVGVGLVVGEKALSAHLLSIEPSAFVAIVLALLSTTLGTLYQKRFAVQMPLVGGTVVQYIAASAGLFVMSLLFRETMHIQWTLQFTLAMAWLVLVLSIGAILLLMYLIRHNSASTVASLFYLVPPATALEAYFLFGERLGGWALLGMGLAAVGVAMVVRR, encoded by the coding sequence GTGCGGCTCGCAACCCTGGCCCCCATCCTGTTTGTGCTCCTGTGGAGCACCGGCTTTGTGGGCGCCAAGCTGGGCCTGCCCTACGCCGAGCCCTTCACCTTTTTGTGGGTGCGGATGGTCATCGTGGTGGGGCTCCTGACGGCCCTGGCTGCTGTGCTGCGCTCCCCCTGGCCCCGTGGCTGGGTGCTGAACCTGCACATTGGCGTCTCGGGGCTTTTGCTGCACGCGGGCTACCTGGGCGGGGTGTTCTTTGCCATCAGGGGGGGCCTCCCGGCGGGCCTGGCGGCGCTGATTGTGGGCTTGCAGCCCATCCTGACCGCCGTTCTGGCGCAGTTTTTGCTGCGTGAGCGGGTGAGCGGGGTGCAGTGGGCCGGGCTGCTACTGGGCTTTGTGGGGGTGGGGCTGGTGGTGGGGGAGAAAGCCCTCTCGGCCCACCTGCTCTCCATAGAGCCCTCGGCCTTTGTGGCCATTGTGCTGGCCTTGCTCTCGACCACCCTGGGTACCCTCTACCAGAAGCGCTTTGCGGTGCAGATGCCCCTGGTGGGCGGGACGGTGGTGCAGTACATCGCGGCCTCGGCGGGGCTTTTTGTAATGAGCCTGCTGTTCCGCGAGACCATGCACATCCAGTGGACGCTTCAGTTCACCCTGGCCATGGCCTGGCTGGTGCTGGTGCTCTCGATTGGGGCCATTTTGCTCCTGATGTACCTGATCCGCCACAACTCGGCCAGCACGGTGGCCAGCCTGTTCTACCTGGTGCCGCCCGCTACCGCGCTGGAAGCCTACTTTTTGTTTGGCGAGCGGCTGGGGGGATGGGCCCTGCTGGGCATGGGGCTTGCGGCGGTGGGGGTGGCGATGGTGGTGCGGCGATAG
- a CDS encoding AzlD domain-containing protein — MGDLERWITLLGMTLIAFALRYVPLVMLERFQLPPNLQQALRYVPAATLAGLVFPALLAPGGQWAIGLDNERLLAGMIAALVAWRFRNILFTLVVGMGALWLLQWMGV, encoded by the coding sequence ATGGGTGACCTCGAGCGCTGGATCACCCTGCTGGGCATGACCCTGATTGCCTTTGCGCTGCGCTACGTGCCCCTGGTGATGCTGGAGCGCTTCCAGCTACCCCCCAATCTGCAACAGGCCCTGCGCTATGTGCCCGCCGCTACCCTGGCCGGCCTGGTGTTTCCGGCCCTGCTGGCCCCCGGCGGCCAGTGGGCTATTGGGCTGGACAACGAGCGCTTGCTAGCGGGCATGATTGCGGCCCTGGTGGCCTGGCGCTTCCGCAACATCCTGTTCACGCTGGTGGTGGGGATGGGGGCGCTGTGGCTCTTGCAATGGATGGGGGTTTAG